A part of Neovison vison isolate M4711 chromosome 6, ASM_NN_V1, whole genome shotgun sequence genomic DNA contains:
- the BRD4 gene encoding bromodomain-containing protein 4 isoform X2: protein MSAESGPGTRLRNLPVMGDGLETTQMSTTQAQAQPQQANAASTNPPPPETSNPNKPKRQTNQLQYLLKVVLKTLWKHQFAWPFQQPVDAVKLNLPDYYKIIKTPMDMGTIKKRLENNYYWNAQECIQDFNTMFTNCYIYNKPGDDIVLMAEALEKLFLQKINELPTEETEIMIVQAKGRGRGRKEAGTAKPGVSTVPNTTQASTPPQTQTPQQNPPPVQATPHPFPAVTPDLIVQTPVMTVVPPQPLQTPPPVPPQPPPPPAPNPQPVQSHPPIIAATPQPVKTKKGVKRKADTTTPTTIDPIHEPPSLPPEPKTTKLGPRRESSRPVKPPKKDVPDSQQHPVPEKSSKVSEQLKCCSGILKEMFAKKHAAYAWPFYKPVDVEALGLHDYCDIIKHPMDMSTIKSKLEAREYRDAQEFGADVRLMFSNCYKYNPPDHEVVAMARKLQDVFEMRFAKMPDEPEEPVVAVSSPAVPPPTKVVAPPSSSDSSSDSSSDSDSSTDDSEEERAQRLAELQEQLKAVHEQLAALSQPQQNKPKKKEKDKKEKKKEKHKKKEEVEENKKSKAKELPPKKTKKNNSSNSNASKKEPVPMKSKPPPAYESEEEDKCKPMSYEEKRQLSLDINKLPGEKLGRVVHIIQSREPSLKNSNPDEIEIDFETLKPSTLRELERYVTSCLRKKRKPQAEKVDVIAGSSKMKGFSSSESESTSESSSSDSEDSETEMAPKSKKKGHPGREQKKHHHHHHQQMQQAPAPVPQQPPPPPQQPPPPPPPQQQQQQPPPPPPPPSMPPQAAPTMKSSPPPFIAAQVPVLEPQLPGSVFDPIGHFTQPILHLPQPELPPHLPQPPEHSTPPHLNQHSVVSPPALHNALPQQPSRPSNRAAALPPKPARPPAVSPALAQPPLLPQPPMAQPPQVLLQEDEEPPAPPLTSMQMQLYLQQLQKVQPPTPLLPSVKVQSQPPPPLPPPPHPSVQQQLQQQPPPPPPQPQPPPQQQHQPPPRPVHMQPMQFPTHIQQPPPPPGQQPPHPPPGQQPPPPQPAKPQQVIQHHPSPRHHKSDPYSTGHLREAPSPLMIHSPQMPPFQSLTHQSPPQQNVQPKKQELRAASVVQPQPLVVVKEEKIHSPIIRSEPFSPSLRPEPPKHPESIKAPVHLPQRPEMKPVDVGRPVIRPPEQNAPPPGTSDKDKQKQEPKTPVAPKKDLKIKNMGSWASLVQKHPTTPSSTAKSSSDSFEQFRRAAREKEEREKALKAQAEHAEKEKERLRQERMRSREDEDALEQARRAHEEARRRQEQQQQQRQEQQQQQQQQAAAVAAAAAPQAQSSQPQSMLDQQRELARKREQERRRREAMAATIDMNFQSDLLSIFEENLF, encoded by the exons ATGTCTGCGGAGAGCGGCCCTGGGACGAGATTGAGAAATCTGCCAGTAATGGGGGATGGACTAGAAACTACCCAAATGTCTACAACGCAGGCCCAGGCCCAACCCCAGCAAGCCAACGCAGCCAGCACCAATCCCCCGCCCCCAGAGACCTCCAACCCCAACAAGCCCAAGAGGCAGACGAACCAACTGCAATATCTGCTCAAAGTGGTGCTCAAGACACTATGGAAACACCAGTTTGCGTGGCCTTTCCAGCAGCCTGTGGACGCCGTCAAGCTAAACCTCCCT GATTActataaaatcattaaaacacCTATGGATATGGGAACAATAAAGAAGCGCTTGGAAAACAACTATTACTGGAATGCTCAGGAATGTATCCAGGACTTCAACACTATGTTTACAAATTGTTACATCTACAACAAG CCTGGAGATGACATAGTCTTAATGGCAGAAGCTCTGGAGAAGCTCTTCTTGCAGAAAATCAATGAACTGCCCACTGAAGAAACTGAGATCATGATAGTCCAGGCAAAAGGAAGAGGACGTGGGAGGAAAGAAGCAG GGACAGCAAAACCTGGCGTGTCTACGGTACCAAACACAACGCAGGCATCGACTCCTCCGCAGACCCAGACCCCCCAGCAGAACCCTCCGCCCGTGCAGGCTACACCTCACCCCTTCCCTGCGGTCACCCCAGACCTCATCGTCCAGACCCCCGTCATGACAGTGGTGCCTCCCCAGCCACTGCAGACACCCCCACCGGTACCCCCTCAGCCACCACCCCCACCCGCGCCAAACCCCCAGCCTGTGCAGAGCCACCCGCCCATCATCGCGGCCACCCCACAGCCTGTGAAG ACAAAGAAGGGAGTTAAGAGGAAAGCGGataccaccacccccaccaccatcgACCCCATTCATGAACCACCATCACTACCGCCAGAGCCTAAGACCACCAAGCTGGGCCCCCGGCGGGAGAGTAGCCGGCCAGTGAAGCCCCCCAAAAAGGATGTACCCGACTCACAGCAGCACCCAGTGCCAGAGAAGAGTAGCAAGGTCTCGGAGCAGCTGAAGTGCTGCAGTGGCATCCTCAAGGAGATGTTTGCCAAGAAGCACGCAGCCTATGCCTGGCCGTTCTACAAGCCTGTGGATGTAGAGGCTCTGGGTCTGCACGACTACTGCGACATCATCAAGCACCCCATGGATATGAGCACGATCAAG TCTAAACTGGAGGCCCGTGAGTACCGTGATGCTCAGGAATTTGGTGCTGATGTCCGATTGATGTTCTCCAACTGCTACAAGTACAACCCTCCTGACCATGAGGTGGTGGCCATGGCTCGCAAGCTCCAG GATGTGTTCGAGATGCGCTTTGCCAAGATGCCAGATGAGCCAGAGGAGCCTGTGGTGGCTGTGTCCTCCCCGGCAGTGCCACCCCCTACCAAAGTGGTGGCCCCACCCTCATCCAGCGACAGCAGCAGTGATAGCTCCTCAGATAGTGACAGCTCCACTGATGACTCTGAAGAGGAGCGAGCCCAGCGGCTGGCAGAGCTCCAGGAGCAG CTCAAAGCCGTGCACGAGCAGCTTGCagccctctcccagccccagcagaacaaaccaaagaaaaaggagaaagacaaaaaagaaaagaaaaaggaaaagcacaaaaagaaagaggaagtagaGGAGAATAAGAAGAGTAAAGCCAAGGAACTTCCTCCTaaaaagaccaagaaaaataACAGCAGCAACAGCAATGCGAG CAAGAAGGAGCCAGTGCCCATGAAAAGCAAGCCCCCGCCGGCGTACGAGTCGGAGGAGGAGGACAAGTGCAAGCCCATGTCCTATGAGGAGAAGCGGCAGCTCAGCCTGGACATCAACAAGCTCCCTGGTGAGAAGCTGGGCCGAGTGGTGCATATCATCCAGTCGCGGGAGCCCTCTCTCAAGAACTCCAACCCTGATGAGATCGAGATTGACTTCGAGACTCTGAAGCCGTCCACCCTGCGAGAACTGGAGCGCTATGTGACCTCTTGTTTGCGCAAGAAAAGGAAACCTCAAG CTGAGAAAGTTGACGTGATTGCTGGCTCCTCCAAGATGAAGGGTTTCTCATCCTCGGAGTCAGAGAGCACCAGCGAGTCCAGCTCCTCTGACAGCGAAGACTCCGAAACAG aGATGGCTCCGAAGtcaaaaaagaaggggcaccccGGGAGGGAGCAGAAGAAG caccatcaccaccaccatcagcagATGCAGCAGGCCCCGGCCCCTGTGCCCCAgcagcccccgccgccgccccagcAGCCCCCGCCGCCTCCACctccacagcagcagcagcagcagcccccgcccccgccgcccccacctTCCATGCCGCCGCAGGCAGCCCCCACGATGAAGTCCTCGCCTCCGCCCTTCATCGCCGCCCAGGTGCCAGTCCTGGAGCCCCAGCTCCCAGGCAGCGTCTTCGACCCCATCGGCCACTTCACCCAGCCCATCCTGCACCTGCCGCAGCCCGAGctgcccccccacctgccccagccGCCCGAGCACAGCACTCCACCTCATCTCAACCAGCACTCGGTGGTCTCTCCTCCAG CTTTGCACAACGCGCTGCCCCAGCAGCCATCGCGGCCCAGCAACCGAGCCGCCGCCCTACCCCCCAAGCCTGCCCGGCCCCCGGCCGTGTCGCCTGCCCTGGCCCAGCCACCCCTTCTCCCACAGCCCCCCATGGCTCAGCCCCCCCAAGTGCTATTGCAGGAGGACGAAGAGCCACCCgccccacccctcacctccaTGCAGATGCAGCTCTACCTGCAGCAGCTGCAGAAGGTGCAGCCGCCCACACCACTACTTCCTTCCGTGAAGGTGcagtcccagcccccaccccctttgccccccccacctcacccctcagTGCAGCAGCAGCTACAGCAGCAGCCACCGCCACCACCCCCCCAGCCACAGCCTCCGCCCCAGCAGCAGCACCAGCCCCCCCCACGGCCCGTGCACATGCAGCCCATGCAGTTCCCTACCCACATCCAgcagccccccccgcccccgggccagCAGCCCCCACATCCGCCCCCGGGCCAGCAGCCGCCACCGCCACAGCCCGCCAAGCCTCAGCAGGTCATCCAGCATCACCCTTCTCCCCGGCACCACAAGTCGGACCCCTATTCAACTG GTCACCTCCGCGAAGCCCCCTCCCCGCTTATGATACATTCCCCCCAGATGCCACCGTTCCAGAGCCTAACCCACCAGTCCCCACCCCAGCAAAACGTTCAGCCTAAGAAGCAG GAGCTGCGTGCAGCCTCTGtggtccagccccagcccctggtcGTGGTAAAGGAGGAGAAGATCCACTCACCCATCATTCGCAGCGAGCCTTTCAGTCCCTCACTGCGGCCAGAGCCCCCTAAACACCCAGAGAGCATCAAGGCGCCCGTTCACCTGCCCCAAC GGCCTGAGATGAAGCCTGTGGATGTCGGGAGGCCTGTGATCCGGCCCCCTGAGCAGAATGCGCCCCCACCAGGGACCTCTGACAAGGACAAACAGAAACAGGAGCCGAAGACGCCAGTTGCACCCAAAAAG GACTTGAAAATCAAGAACATGGGTTCTTGGGCTAGCTTGGTGCAGAAGCATCCCACCACCCCGTCCTCTACTGCCAAGTCCTCGAGTGACAGCTTCGAGCAGTTCCGCCGTGCTgccagggagaaggaggagcgcGAGAAGGCCTTGAAGGCGCAAGCTGAGCAcgcagagaaggagaaggagcggCTTCGGCAGGAGCGCATGAG gaGCCGAGAGGATGAGGATGCGCTGGAGCAGGCCCGGCGAGCCCATGAGGAGGCCCGCCGGcgccaggagcagcagcagcagcaacggcaggagcagcagcagcagcagcagcagcaggccgCCGCCGTGGCCGCCGCCGCAGCCCCCCAGGCCCAGAGCTCCCAGCCCCAGTCCATGCTGGACCAACAAAGGGAGTTGGCCCGAAAGCGGGAGCA
- the BRD4 gene encoding bromodomain-containing protein 4 isoform X1 → MSAESGPGTRLRNLPVMGDGLETTQMSTTQAQAQPQQANAASTNPPPPETSNPNKPKRQTNQLQYLLKVVLKTLWKHQFAWPFQQPVDAVKLNLPDYYKIIKTPMDMGTIKKRLENNYYWNAQECIQDFNTMFTNCYIYNKPGDDIVLMAEALEKLFLQKINELPTEETEIMIVQAKGRGRGRKEAGTAKPGVSTVPNTTQASTPPQTQTPQQNPPPVQATPHPFPAVTPDLIVQTPVMTVVPPQPLQTPPPVPPQPPPPPAPNPQPVQSHPPIIAATPQPVKTKKGVKRKADTTTPTTIDPIHEPPSLPPEPKTTKLGPRRESSRPVKPPKKDVPDSQQHPVPEKSSKVSEQLKCCSGILKEMFAKKHAAYAWPFYKPVDVEALGLHDYCDIIKHPMDMSTIKSKLEAREYRDAQEFGADVRLMFSNCYKYNPPDHEVVAMARKLQDVFEMRFAKMPDEPEEPVVAVSSPAVPPPTKVVAPPSSSDSSSDSSSDSDSSTDDSEEERAQRLAELQEQLKAVHEQLAALSQPQQNKPKKKEKDKKEKKKEKHKKKEEVEENKKSKAKELPPKKTKKNNSSNSNASKKEPVPMKSKPPPAYESEEEDKCKPMSYEEKRQLSLDINKLPGEKLGRVVHIIQSREPSLKNSNPDEIEIDFETLKPSTLRELERYVTSCLRKKRKPQAEKVDVIAGSSKMKGFSSSESESTSESSSSDSEDSETEMAPKSKKKGHPGREQKKHHHHHHQQMQQAPAPVPQQPPPPPQQPPPPPPPQQQQQQPPPPPPPPSMPPQAAPTMKSSPPPFIAAQVPVLEPQLPGSVFDPIGHFTQPILHLPQPELPPHLPQPPEHSTPPHLNQHSVVSPPALHNALPQQPSRPSNRAAALPPKPARPPAVSPALAQPPLLPQPPMAQPPQVLLQEDEEPPAPPLTSMQMQLYLQQLQKVQPPTPLLPSVKVQSQPPPPLPPPPHPSVQQQLQQQPPPPPPQPQPPPQQQHQPPPRPVHMQPMQFPTHIQQPPPPPGQQPPHPPPGQQPPPPQPAKPQQVIQHHPSPRHHKSDPYSTGHLREAPSPLMIHSPQMPPFQSLTHQSPPQQNVQPKKQVKGRTGPQPQGPGAGQCQRHPPASMATVPVPSQELRAASVVQPQPLVVVKEEKIHSPIIRSEPFSPSLRPEPPKHPESIKAPVHLPQRPEMKPVDVGRPVIRPPEQNAPPPGTSDKDKQKQEPKTPVAPKKDLKIKNMGSWASLVQKHPTTPSSTAKSSSDSFEQFRRAAREKEEREKALKAQAEHAEKEKERLRQERMRSREDEDALEQARRAHEEARRRQEQQQQQRQEQQQQQQQQAAAVAAAAAPQAQSSQPQSMLDQQRELARKREQERRRREAMAATIDMNFQSDLLSIFEENLF, encoded by the exons ATGTCTGCGGAGAGCGGCCCTGGGACGAGATTGAGAAATCTGCCAGTAATGGGGGATGGACTAGAAACTACCCAAATGTCTACAACGCAGGCCCAGGCCCAACCCCAGCAAGCCAACGCAGCCAGCACCAATCCCCCGCCCCCAGAGACCTCCAACCCCAACAAGCCCAAGAGGCAGACGAACCAACTGCAATATCTGCTCAAAGTGGTGCTCAAGACACTATGGAAACACCAGTTTGCGTGGCCTTTCCAGCAGCCTGTGGACGCCGTCAAGCTAAACCTCCCT GATTActataaaatcattaaaacacCTATGGATATGGGAACAATAAAGAAGCGCTTGGAAAACAACTATTACTGGAATGCTCAGGAATGTATCCAGGACTTCAACACTATGTTTACAAATTGTTACATCTACAACAAG CCTGGAGATGACATAGTCTTAATGGCAGAAGCTCTGGAGAAGCTCTTCTTGCAGAAAATCAATGAACTGCCCACTGAAGAAACTGAGATCATGATAGTCCAGGCAAAAGGAAGAGGACGTGGGAGGAAAGAAGCAG GGACAGCAAAACCTGGCGTGTCTACGGTACCAAACACAACGCAGGCATCGACTCCTCCGCAGACCCAGACCCCCCAGCAGAACCCTCCGCCCGTGCAGGCTACACCTCACCCCTTCCCTGCGGTCACCCCAGACCTCATCGTCCAGACCCCCGTCATGACAGTGGTGCCTCCCCAGCCACTGCAGACACCCCCACCGGTACCCCCTCAGCCACCACCCCCACCCGCGCCAAACCCCCAGCCTGTGCAGAGCCACCCGCCCATCATCGCGGCCACCCCACAGCCTGTGAAG ACAAAGAAGGGAGTTAAGAGGAAAGCGGataccaccacccccaccaccatcgACCCCATTCATGAACCACCATCACTACCGCCAGAGCCTAAGACCACCAAGCTGGGCCCCCGGCGGGAGAGTAGCCGGCCAGTGAAGCCCCCCAAAAAGGATGTACCCGACTCACAGCAGCACCCAGTGCCAGAGAAGAGTAGCAAGGTCTCGGAGCAGCTGAAGTGCTGCAGTGGCATCCTCAAGGAGATGTTTGCCAAGAAGCACGCAGCCTATGCCTGGCCGTTCTACAAGCCTGTGGATGTAGAGGCTCTGGGTCTGCACGACTACTGCGACATCATCAAGCACCCCATGGATATGAGCACGATCAAG TCTAAACTGGAGGCCCGTGAGTACCGTGATGCTCAGGAATTTGGTGCTGATGTCCGATTGATGTTCTCCAACTGCTACAAGTACAACCCTCCTGACCATGAGGTGGTGGCCATGGCTCGCAAGCTCCAG GATGTGTTCGAGATGCGCTTTGCCAAGATGCCAGATGAGCCAGAGGAGCCTGTGGTGGCTGTGTCCTCCCCGGCAGTGCCACCCCCTACCAAAGTGGTGGCCCCACCCTCATCCAGCGACAGCAGCAGTGATAGCTCCTCAGATAGTGACAGCTCCACTGATGACTCTGAAGAGGAGCGAGCCCAGCGGCTGGCAGAGCTCCAGGAGCAG CTCAAAGCCGTGCACGAGCAGCTTGCagccctctcccagccccagcagaacaaaccaaagaaaaaggagaaagacaaaaaagaaaagaaaaaggaaaagcacaaaaagaaagaggaagtagaGGAGAATAAGAAGAGTAAAGCCAAGGAACTTCCTCCTaaaaagaccaagaaaaataACAGCAGCAACAGCAATGCGAG CAAGAAGGAGCCAGTGCCCATGAAAAGCAAGCCCCCGCCGGCGTACGAGTCGGAGGAGGAGGACAAGTGCAAGCCCATGTCCTATGAGGAGAAGCGGCAGCTCAGCCTGGACATCAACAAGCTCCCTGGTGAGAAGCTGGGCCGAGTGGTGCATATCATCCAGTCGCGGGAGCCCTCTCTCAAGAACTCCAACCCTGATGAGATCGAGATTGACTTCGAGACTCTGAAGCCGTCCACCCTGCGAGAACTGGAGCGCTATGTGACCTCTTGTTTGCGCAAGAAAAGGAAACCTCAAG CTGAGAAAGTTGACGTGATTGCTGGCTCCTCCAAGATGAAGGGTTTCTCATCCTCGGAGTCAGAGAGCACCAGCGAGTCCAGCTCCTCTGACAGCGAAGACTCCGAAACAG aGATGGCTCCGAAGtcaaaaaagaaggggcaccccGGGAGGGAGCAGAAGAAG caccatcaccaccaccatcagcagATGCAGCAGGCCCCGGCCCCTGTGCCCCAgcagcccccgccgccgccccagcAGCCCCCGCCGCCTCCACctccacagcagcagcagcagcagcccccgcccccgccgcccccacctTCCATGCCGCCGCAGGCAGCCCCCACGATGAAGTCCTCGCCTCCGCCCTTCATCGCCGCCCAGGTGCCAGTCCTGGAGCCCCAGCTCCCAGGCAGCGTCTTCGACCCCATCGGCCACTTCACCCAGCCCATCCTGCACCTGCCGCAGCCCGAGctgcccccccacctgccccagccGCCCGAGCACAGCACTCCACCTCATCTCAACCAGCACTCGGTGGTCTCTCCTCCAG CTTTGCACAACGCGCTGCCCCAGCAGCCATCGCGGCCCAGCAACCGAGCCGCCGCCCTACCCCCCAAGCCTGCCCGGCCCCCGGCCGTGTCGCCTGCCCTGGCCCAGCCACCCCTTCTCCCACAGCCCCCCATGGCTCAGCCCCCCCAAGTGCTATTGCAGGAGGACGAAGAGCCACCCgccccacccctcacctccaTGCAGATGCAGCTCTACCTGCAGCAGCTGCAGAAGGTGCAGCCGCCCACACCACTACTTCCTTCCGTGAAGGTGcagtcccagcccccaccccctttgccccccccacctcacccctcagTGCAGCAGCAGCTACAGCAGCAGCCACCGCCACCACCCCCCCAGCCACAGCCTCCGCCCCAGCAGCAGCACCAGCCCCCCCCACGGCCCGTGCACATGCAGCCCATGCAGTTCCCTACCCACATCCAgcagccccccccgcccccgggccagCAGCCCCCACATCCGCCCCCGGGCCAGCAGCCGCCACCGCCACAGCCCGCCAAGCCTCAGCAGGTCATCCAGCATCACCCTTCTCCCCGGCACCACAAGTCGGACCCCTATTCAACTG GTCACCTCCGCGAAGCCCCCTCCCCGCTTATGATACATTCCCCCCAGATGCCACCGTTCCAGAGCCTAACCCACCAGTCCCCACCCCAGCAAAACGTTCAGCCTAAGAAGCAGGTAAAGGGCAGGACTGGGCCACAGCCCCAGGGGCCAGGTGCGGGCCAGTGCCAGAGGCACCCACCTGCCTCAATGGCCACTGTGCCTGTGCCTTCCCAGGAGCTGCGTGCAGCCTCTGtggtccagccccagcccctggtcGTGGTAAAGGAGGAGAAGATCCACTCACCCATCATTCGCAGCGAGCCTTTCAGTCCCTCACTGCGGCCAGAGCCCCCTAAACACCCAGAGAGCATCAAGGCGCCCGTTCACCTGCCCCAAC GGCCTGAGATGAAGCCTGTGGATGTCGGGAGGCCTGTGATCCGGCCCCCTGAGCAGAATGCGCCCCCACCAGGGACCTCTGACAAGGACAAACAGAAACAGGAGCCGAAGACGCCAGTTGCACCCAAAAAG GACTTGAAAATCAAGAACATGGGTTCTTGGGCTAGCTTGGTGCAGAAGCATCCCACCACCCCGTCCTCTACTGCCAAGTCCTCGAGTGACAGCTTCGAGCAGTTCCGCCGTGCTgccagggagaaggaggagcgcGAGAAGGCCTTGAAGGCGCAAGCTGAGCAcgcagagaaggagaaggagcggCTTCGGCAGGAGCGCATGAG gaGCCGAGAGGATGAGGATGCGCTGGAGCAGGCCCGGCGAGCCCATGAGGAGGCCCGCCGGcgccaggagcagcagcagcagcaacggcaggagcagcagcagcagcagcagcagcaggccgCCGCCGTGGCCGCCGCCGCAGCCCCCCAGGCCCAGAGCTCCCAGCCCCAGTCCATGCTGGACCAACAAAGGGAGTTGGCCCGAAAGCGGGAGCA
- the BRD4 gene encoding bromodomain-containing protein 4 isoform X3, whose product MSAESGPGTRLRNLPVMGDGLETTQMSTTQAQAQPQQANAASTNPPPPETSNPNKPKRQTNQLQYLLKVVLKTLWKHQFAWPFQQPVDAVKLNLPDYYKIIKTPMDMGTIKKRLENNYYWNAQECIQDFNTMFTNCYIYNKPGDDIVLMAEALEKLFLQKINELPTEETEIMIVQAKGRGRGRKEAGTAKPGVSTVPNTTQASTPPQTQTPQQNPPPVQATPHPFPAVTPDLIVQTPVMTVVPPQPLQTPPPVPPQPPPPPAPNPQPVQSHPPIIAATPQPVKTKKGVKRKADTTTPTTIDPIHEPPSLPPEPKTTKLGPRRESSRPVKPPKKDVPDSQQHPVPEKSSKVSEQLKCCSGILKEMFAKKHAAYAWPFYKPVDVEALGLHDYCDIIKHPMDMSTIKSKLEAREYRDAQEFGADVRLMFSNCYKYNPPDHEVVAMARKLQDVFEMRFAKMPDEPEEPVVAVSSPAVPPPTKVVAPPSSSDSSSDSSSDSDSSTDDSEEERAQRLAELQEQLKAVHEQLAALSQPQQNKPKKKEKDKKEKKKEKHKKKEEVEENKKSKAKELPPKKTKKNNSSNSNASKKEPVPMKSKPPPAYESEEEDKCKPMSYEEKRQLSLDINKLPGEKLGRVVHIIQSREPSLKNSNPDEIEIDFETLKPSTLRELERYVTSCLRKKRKPQAEKVDVIAGSSKMKGFSSSESESTSESSSSDSEDSETGPA is encoded by the exons ATGTCTGCGGAGAGCGGCCCTGGGACGAGATTGAGAAATCTGCCAGTAATGGGGGATGGACTAGAAACTACCCAAATGTCTACAACGCAGGCCCAGGCCCAACCCCAGCAAGCCAACGCAGCCAGCACCAATCCCCCGCCCCCAGAGACCTCCAACCCCAACAAGCCCAAGAGGCAGACGAACCAACTGCAATATCTGCTCAAAGTGGTGCTCAAGACACTATGGAAACACCAGTTTGCGTGGCCTTTCCAGCAGCCTGTGGACGCCGTCAAGCTAAACCTCCCT GATTActataaaatcattaaaacacCTATGGATATGGGAACAATAAAGAAGCGCTTGGAAAACAACTATTACTGGAATGCTCAGGAATGTATCCAGGACTTCAACACTATGTTTACAAATTGTTACATCTACAACAAG CCTGGAGATGACATAGTCTTAATGGCAGAAGCTCTGGAGAAGCTCTTCTTGCAGAAAATCAATGAACTGCCCACTGAAGAAACTGAGATCATGATAGTCCAGGCAAAAGGAAGAGGACGTGGGAGGAAAGAAGCAG GGACAGCAAAACCTGGCGTGTCTACGGTACCAAACACAACGCAGGCATCGACTCCTCCGCAGACCCAGACCCCCCAGCAGAACCCTCCGCCCGTGCAGGCTACACCTCACCCCTTCCCTGCGGTCACCCCAGACCTCATCGTCCAGACCCCCGTCATGACAGTGGTGCCTCCCCAGCCACTGCAGACACCCCCACCGGTACCCCCTCAGCCACCACCCCCACCCGCGCCAAACCCCCAGCCTGTGCAGAGCCACCCGCCCATCATCGCGGCCACCCCACAGCCTGTGAAG ACAAAGAAGGGAGTTAAGAGGAAAGCGGataccaccacccccaccaccatcgACCCCATTCATGAACCACCATCACTACCGCCAGAGCCTAAGACCACCAAGCTGGGCCCCCGGCGGGAGAGTAGCCGGCCAGTGAAGCCCCCCAAAAAGGATGTACCCGACTCACAGCAGCACCCAGTGCCAGAGAAGAGTAGCAAGGTCTCGGAGCAGCTGAAGTGCTGCAGTGGCATCCTCAAGGAGATGTTTGCCAAGAAGCACGCAGCCTATGCCTGGCCGTTCTACAAGCCTGTGGATGTAGAGGCTCTGGGTCTGCACGACTACTGCGACATCATCAAGCACCCCATGGATATGAGCACGATCAAG TCTAAACTGGAGGCCCGTGAGTACCGTGATGCTCAGGAATTTGGTGCTGATGTCCGATTGATGTTCTCCAACTGCTACAAGTACAACCCTCCTGACCATGAGGTGGTGGCCATGGCTCGCAAGCTCCAG GATGTGTTCGAGATGCGCTTTGCCAAGATGCCAGATGAGCCAGAGGAGCCTGTGGTGGCTGTGTCCTCCCCGGCAGTGCCACCCCCTACCAAAGTGGTGGCCCCACCCTCATCCAGCGACAGCAGCAGTGATAGCTCCTCAGATAGTGACAGCTCCACTGATGACTCTGAAGAGGAGCGAGCCCAGCGGCTGGCAGAGCTCCAGGAGCAG CTCAAAGCCGTGCACGAGCAGCTTGCagccctctcccagccccagcagaacaaaccaaagaaaaaggagaaagacaaaaaagaaaagaaaaaggaaaagcacaaaaagaaagaggaagtagaGGAGAATAAGAAGAGTAAAGCCAAGGAACTTCCTCCTaaaaagaccaagaaaaataACAGCAGCAACAGCAATGCGAG CAAGAAGGAGCCAGTGCCCATGAAAAGCAAGCCCCCGCCGGCGTACGAGTCGGAGGAGGAGGACAAGTGCAAGCCCATGTCCTATGAGGAGAAGCGGCAGCTCAGCCTGGACATCAACAAGCTCCCTGGTGAGAAGCTGGGCCGAGTGGTGCATATCATCCAGTCGCGGGAGCCCTCTCTCAAGAACTCCAACCCTGATGAGATCGAGATTGACTTCGAGACTCTGAAGCCGTCCACCCTGCGAGAACTGGAGCGCTATGTGACCTCTTGTTTGCGCAAGAAAAGGAAACCTCAAG CTGAGAAAGTTGACGTGATTGCTGGCTCCTCCAAGATGAAGGGTTTCTCATCCTCGGAGTCAGAGAGCACCAGCGAGTCCAGCTCCTCTGACAGCGAAGACTCCGAAACAG GTCCTGCCTAA